Proteins encoded in a region of the Haloglomus salinum genome:
- a CDS encoding tryptophanase: MRSYRAKMVEPIRLPDREEREAALEQAGHNVFNLDADAVYVDLLTDSGTGTMSDAQWAAMVQGDEAYAGSASFADLEAAASDVLGFDRIVPAHQGRGAENVLYGCLVDDGDVVLNNTHFDTTRAHVVEHGGEPVDCPVDGALDPETSGDFMGNFDTERARAVVDEVGADRVPAVVVTVTNNSAAGQPVSVANVREVRAFCDDIGATFVIDACRFAENAYFVREREPEFADATVAEVAREQLSYADACIMSAKKDGLANAGGFVGIRDDPSFDELFERAKQRAILYEGFTTYGGMAGRDLAAVAVGLREAVTDEYVRDRVEQVRWLGERLDEAGVPVVLPTGGHAVYVDAGTMCPHVPSEEFPGQAVVCELYREGGVRGVELGEFAFPGTDRPDLVRLAVPRRTYARDHLEHVVETAAAVADHAADLAGYEVVSEPPMAELRHFSAELRPLA, from the coding sequence ATGCGCTCGTACAGGGCCAAGATGGTCGAACCCATCCGGCTCCCCGACCGCGAGGAACGCGAGGCCGCGCTCGAACAGGCCGGACACAACGTCTTCAATCTCGACGCCGACGCGGTCTACGTCGACCTCCTCACCGACAGCGGCACCGGGACGATGAGCGACGCCCAGTGGGCCGCGATGGTGCAGGGCGACGAGGCCTACGCCGGCAGCGCGAGCTTCGCGGACCTTGAAGCGGCCGCCAGCGACGTGCTGGGCTTCGACCGCATCGTGCCCGCTCACCAGGGTCGCGGAGCCGAGAACGTCCTCTACGGGTGTCTCGTCGACGACGGCGACGTGGTGCTGAACAACACCCACTTCGACACGACGCGGGCCCACGTCGTCGAACACGGCGGCGAACCGGTCGACTGCCCGGTCGACGGCGCGCTCGACCCCGAGACGAGCGGCGACTTCATGGGGAACTTCGACACCGAGCGGGCCCGCGCGGTCGTCGACGAGGTGGGTGCCGACCGGGTCCCAGCCGTCGTCGTCACGGTCACCAACAACTCCGCCGCCGGCCAGCCCGTCAGCGTCGCGAACGTCCGCGAGGTCCGGGCGTTCTGCGACGATATCGGCGCGACGTTCGTCATCGACGCCTGCCGATTCGCCGAGAACGCCTACTTCGTCCGCGAGCGCGAACCCGAGTTCGCGGACGCGACCGTCGCCGAAGTCGCCCGCGAGCAGCTCTCGTACGCGGACGCCTGCATCATGAGCGCGAAGAAGGACGGCCTCGCCAACGCCGGCGGCTTCGTCGGGATACGGGACGACCCCTCGTTCGACGAGTTGTTCGAGCGGGCGAAACAGCGCGCCATCCTCTACGAGGGGTTCACCACCTACGGCGGGATGGCGGGCCGGGACCTCGCCGCGGTCGCCGTCGGCCTCCGGGAGGCCGTCACCGACGAGTACGTCCGCGACCGCGTCGAGCAGGTCCGGTGGCTCGGCGAGCGCCTCGACGAGGCCGGCGTCCCCGTCGTCCTGCCGACCGGCGGCCACGCGGTCTACGTCGACGCCGGTACGATGTGCCCCCACGTCCCGAGCGAGGAGTTCCCGGGGCAGGCGGTTGTCTGCGAGCTGTATCGGGAGGGCGGGGTCCGCGGTGTGGAACTCGGCGAGTTCGCTTTCCCCGGGACCGACCGGCCCGACCTCGTCCGACTCGCGGTGCCCCGCCGGACCTACGCCCGCGACCACCTCGAACACGTCGTCGAGACGGCCGCCGCCGTCGCCGACCACGCGGCGGACCTCGCGGGCTACGAGGTCGTCAGCGAGCCGCCGATGGCGGAACTGCGCCACTTCTCCGCGGAACTCCGGCCGCTGGCGTAG
- a CDS encoding 4Fe-4S dicluster domain-containing protein: protein MAIDPQFEDTREVVDEHNGHDVWGPVEEPETLGIHGTHVAVDFDICLADGACLEDCPVDVFEWVDTPGHPESEIKADPAEEASCIDCMICVDVCPVDAIDVDPSREGRS from the coding sequence ATGGCCATCGACCCCCAGTTCGAGGATACGCGCGAAGTCGTCGACGAACACAACGGACACGACGTGTGGGGCCCCGTCGAGGAACCCGAGACGCTGGGTATCCACGGGACACACGTCGCCGTCGACTTCGACATCTGTCTCGCCGACGGCGCCTGTCTCGAGGACTGCCCGGTCGACGTGTTCGAGTGGGTCGACACGCCGGGCCACCCCGAGAGCGAGATCAAGGCCGACCCCGCGGAGGAGGCCTCCTGTATCGACTGCATGATCTGTGTCGACGTCTGCCCCGTCGACGCCATCGACGTGGACCCCAGCCGCGAAGGCCGGAGCTAG
- a CDS encoding ADP-ribosylglycohydrolase family protein: MSDGGTSDRARGVLLGLACGDALGRPVEFETPASIERDHGRVTEMLAHGTHGQPAGTVTDDTDLALCIARSLRDREGFDSADVAERFVAWLDGGPFDIGVTTREAIGSLRNGTPPDEAGKRVWERRSEGSNAGNGSVMRCAPHALAYHADDRLSRVSRESSAITHADPRCTWGCAALNRVLSALLDAAAPEAAVERALDGIGDAPAALRDAVAGATDRDPSLLSASGYVVHTLETGLHHGLTAPSAEEAIVRAVNMGDDADTVGAVTGAVAGARFGATALPERWLDHIDEAEALRSLADALLALDPARP; this comes from the coding sequence ATGAGTGACGGCGGCACGAGCGACCGTGCGAGGGGTGTCCTGCTGGGACTGGCGTGTGGGGACGCGCTCGGGCGCCCGGTGGAGTTCGAGACGCCGGCGAGCATCGAGCGCGACCACGGCCGCGTGACCGAGATGCTGGCACACGGCACCCACGGCCAGCCCGCGGGAACGGTGACCGACGACACCGACCTGGCCCTCTGTATCGCCCGGAGCCTCCGCGACCGCGAGGGATTCGATTCGGCGGACGTGGCCGAGCGGTTCGTCGCGTGGCTCGACGGCGGCCCGTTCGACATCGGGGTGACGACCCGGGAAGCTATCGGGAGCCTCCGGAACGGAACCCCACCGGACGAGGCCGGCAAGCGCGTGTGGGAGCGCCGGTCGGAGGGGAGCAACGCGGGCAACGGGAGCGTGATGCGCTGTGCACCCCACGCGCTGGCGTATCACGCGGACGACCGGCTCTCCCGAGTGAGTCGCGAGTCCTCGGCCATCACGCACGCCGACCCGCGCTGCACGTGGGGCTGTGCGGCGCTGAACCGCGTGCTGTCGGCGCTGCTCGACGCGGCCGCGCCCGAGGCGGCCGTCGAACGGGCGCTCGACGGAATCGGGGACGCGCCCGCGGCGCTCCGCGACGCCGTTGCTGGTGCGACCGACCGCGACCCCTCGCTGCTCTCGGCCTCGGGGTACGTCGTCCACACGCTGGAGACGGGCCTCCACCACGGTCTGACCGCGCCGAGCGCCGAGGAAGCCATCGTCCGGGCCGTCAACATGGGTGACGACGCCGACACCGTGGGTGCCGTGACGGGAGCCGTCGCCGGCGCGCGCTTCGGCGCGACGGCGCTTCCCGAGCGATGGCTCGACCACATCGACGAAGCCGAGGCGTTGCGGTCGCTCGCGGATGCCCTGCTGGCGCTGGACCCTGCCCGGCCCTGA
- a CDS encoding type IV pilin has translation MRTDDGVSPVIGVILMVAITVVLATIVAGFALGLEERKMDTAPNAEFEFDYDSGSLEITHANGDEVREDRVTIKGHSNGPKTPDWTGDTDTDDYFSAGATYTATGVGSDDTVKVVWEGPNGDSTTLGTWEQ, from the coding sequence GTGCGAACAGACGACGGGGTCTCCCCGGTCATCGGTGTCATCCTGATGGTCGCCATCACGGTCGTCCTGGCCACTATCGTAGCTGGATTCGCACTTGGCCTCGAGGAACGGAAGATGGACACCGCACCCAACGCGGAGTTCGAGTTCGACTACGACTCCGGTTCGCTGGAGATCACGCACGCGAACGGCGACGAGGTTCGCGAGGACCGGGTCACCATCAAGGGCCACAGTAACGGGCCGAAGACGCCCGACTGGACGGGGGATACCGACACGGATGACTACTTCAGCGCGGGGGCCACGTACACCGCGACCGGCGTCGGGAGCGACGACACGGTCAAGGTCGTCTGGGAGGGCCCCAACGGGGACTCGACCACGCTCGGCACCTGGGAGCAGTAG
- a CDS encoding electron transfer flavoprotein subunit alpha/FixB family protein produces MPEFDPADHDISEIGPKVQAIDDVDELRALLEAEEDGEDRAPVKQVIESRIENLEAEDEADDEGLVDLTDMSTAEAANAIRGIDDPDELRELLETEEAGEDRGGVKTQIQNRLDSVTEDEDADEGEAEEEPKTPEERHPDLDHPTADKRHVRAVEAGDYRDMWVYCETQQGELIDVSKEMLGKARQLMDDYNDEYDADEKVIAFVIGEDIAEQAELAIEYGADVALYQEDDRLDRFLHKPYTEIFVDAARGTGHPYGREDRPDVEWHGYDEPRYVLFPATNNGRDLSATVQAELDSGLASDCSDLHITDVLISNPAKTGEPGTKKEFERVLHMKRPDFSGFEYSTILCLDKPDREFHPQGGSVIPGAFDVPEPDPEREGEVVEWEAPLEDDWFGVEVTAHDQLDEGVDLTGREVIVAMGRGIGDDPSTGIELGLDLVDALEDADLGLSRGVITASYQFEGHVEQYITEERQIGESGQVVEPPVYIAAGISGAVQHKVGMDESDTIISINTNPDADIVDFSDYFIEGDLFEVLPAVTEALESGESIGAVAEAGGATDD; encoded by the coding sequence ATGCCTGAATTCGACCCTGCCGACCACGACATCTCCGAGATCGGACCGAAGGTCCAGGCCATCGACGACGTCGACGAGCTGCGCGCGCTGCTGGAGGCCGAGGAAGACGGCGAGGACCGGGCACCGGTCAAGCAGGTCATCGAGAGCCGCATCGAGAACCTCGAAGCGGAGGACGAGGCCGACGACGAGGGACTCGTCGACCTGACGGACATGTCGACGGCCGAGGCAGCCAACGCCATCCGCGGCATCGACGACCCCGACGAACTCCGCGAGCTACTGGAGACGGAGGAGGCCGGCGAGGACCGCGGTGGCGTCAAGACACAGATACAGAACCGCCTCGACTCGGTCACGGAGGACGAGGACGCCGACGAGGGCGAGGCCGAGGAAGAGCCCAAGACCCCCGAGGAGCGCCATCCCGACCTCGACCATCCGACCGCCGACAAGCGCCACGTCCGCGCGGTCGAGGCCGGCGACTATCGGGACATGTGGGTCTACTGCGAGACCCAGCAGGGCGAACTCATCGACGTGTCCAAGGAGATGCTGGGGAAGGCCCGGCAGCTCATGGACGACTACAACGACGAGTACGACGCCGACGAGAAGGTCATCGCGTTCGTCATCGGCGAGGACATCGCCGAGCAGGCCGAACTCGCCATCGAGTACGGCGCCGACGTGGCGCTGTATCAGGAGGACGACCGGCTCGACCGGTTCCTCCACAAGCCCTACACCGAGATATTCGTCGACGCCGCCCGCGGCACCGGCCACCCGTACGGTCGCGAGGACCGCCCGGACGTGGAGTGGCACGGCTACGACGAGCCGCGCTACGTCCTGTTCCCGGCGACGAACAACGGACGGGACCTCTCGGCGACCGTGCAGGCCGAACTCGACTCCGGGCTCGCCTCGGACTGCTCGGACCTCCACATCACGGACGTGCTCATCTCGAACCCGGCGAAGACGGGCGAGCCGGGCACGAAGAAGGAGTTCGAGCGTGTGCTGCACATGAAGCGCCCGGACTTCTCGGGCTTCGAGTACTCGACCATCCTCTGTCTGGACAAGCCCGACCGCGAGTTCCACCCGCAGGGTGGCTCGGTCATCCCGGGTGCGTTCGACGTGCCGGAGCCCGACCCCGAGCGCGAGGGCGAGGTCGTCGAGTGGGAGGCCCCGCTCGAGGACGACTGGTTCGGCGTCGAGGTCACCGCACACGACCAGCTCGACGAGGGTGTCGACCTCACGGGTCGTGAGGTCATCGTCGCGATGGGCCGTGGCATCGGGGACGACCCGAGCACGGGCATCGAACTCGGACTCGACCTCGTCGACGCGCTCGAGGACGCCGACCTCGGGCTCTCGCGAGGAGTCATCACGGCCTCCTACCAGTTCGAGGGCCACGTCGAGCAGTACATCACCGAGGAACGACAGATCGGCGAGTCCGGGCAGGTGGTCGAGCCGCCCGTCTACATCGCCGCCGGCATCTCCGGCGCCGTCCAGCACAAGGTCGGCATGGACGAATCGGACACCATCATCAGCATCAACACCAACCCTGACGCAGACATCGTGGACTTCTCAGACTACTTCATCGAGGGCGACCTGTTCGAGGTCCTGCCTGCCGTGACGGAGGCGCTGGAATCGGGCGAATCGATCGGTGCCGTCGCGGAGGCCGGAGGTGCGACCGATGACTGA
- a CDS encoding S66 family peptidase, protein MPASDVIVPPPVEPGDRVAVVAPASGAASRYPHVLDRGLTTLREWFDLDPVEYPTARKDDDWLYDHPEARAEDIETAFRDPDIGAVIATIGGNDQVRILEHLDGDVLREHPTRFLGTSDNTHLHSLLWQAGVVSFYGGTLMTDLAAAGGVFDYTAEHVRRALFDDHVGAVRPADEFSDHDRDWNDPDTLDEPLERESNPGWEWRGGDEPADGRVWGGCLEVVDTVLAADRTMPPVAALEGCVLLLETAEGLPEPPDVQRVLLGLGERGVLDAVDAVLHGRAKARNPFEDPGTEARAAYRETQNELVADLVAEYNPEAPVVGNFDVGHTHPVVPVPVGGRCVVDPAAERVAFPAFEG, encoded by the coding sequence GTGCCCGCATCCGATGTCATCGTCCCGCCGCCCGTCGAGCCGGGGGACCGCGTCGCCGTTGTCGCTCCGGCATCCGGTGCCGCATCGCGCTACCCGCACGTTCTCGACCGTGGACTGACGACCCTTCGCGAGTGGTTCGACCTCGACCCCGTCGAGTATCCGACTGCCCGGAAGGACGACGACTGGCTCTACGACCATCCCGAAGCCCGCGCCGAGGACATCGAGACGGCGTTCCGCGACCCCGACATCGGCGCCGTCATCGCGACCATCGGCGGGAACGACCAGGTCCGTATCCTGGAACACCTCGACGGTGACGTGCTCCGCGAGCATCCGACCCGGTTCCTCGGGACGAGCGACAACACGCACCTCCACAGCCTGCTGTGGCAGGCCGGCGTGGTCTCGTTCTACGGCGGCACGCTGATGACCGACCTCGCGGCCGCGGGCGGCGTCTTCGACTACACCGCCGAACACGTCCGCCGGGCGCTGTTCGACGACCACGTCGGCGCCGTCCGCCCGGCCGACGAGTTCTCCGACCACGACCGCGACTGGAACGACCCGGACACGCTGGACGAGCCACTCGAGCGGGAGTCGAACCCCGGCTGGGAGTGGCGCGGTGGCGACGAACCCGCCGACGGCCGCGTCTGGGGTGGGTGCCTCGAAGTGGTCGACACCGTCCTCGCGGCCGACCGCACGATGCCCCCGGTGGCGGCGCTGGAGGGCTGCGTGCTGCTGCTCGAGACCGCCGAGGGGCTCCCCGAACCGCCGGATGTCCAGCGCGTGCTTCTCGGGCTGGGAGAGCGCGGCGTCCTCGACGCCGTCGACGCCGTGCTCCACGGCCGCGCGAAGGCCCGCAACCCGTTCGAGGACCCCGGCACCGAGGCCCGAGCCGCGTACCGCGAGACGCAGAACGAACTCGTGGCGGACCTCGTCGCGGAGTACAACCCCGAGGCGCCCGTGGTCGGCAACTTCGATGTCGGCCACACGCACCCCGTCGTTCCCGTGCCCGTCGGCGGGCGGTGCGTGGTCGACCCTGCGGCGGAGCGGGTCGCGTTCCCGGCGTTCGAGGGCTGA
- a CDS encoding DUF7543 family protein — protein sequence MEWHVVDGDPGDEGSSRVEWERGDRYVRVVVRETATGAWAVTLDRLAQAPEGQYYHRETVADRDGALDLAATWREENDGTASGATEDADDA from the coding sequence ATGGAGTGGCACGTCGTCGACGGCGACCCCGGGGACGAGGGGTCGAGCCGGGTCGAATGGGAGCGTGGCGACCGGTACGTCCGGGTGGTCGTCCGGGAGACGGCCACGGGTGCCTGGGCGGTCACGCTCGACCGGCTGGCGCAGGCCCCCGAGGGGCAGTACTACCACCGTGAGACGGTGGCGGACCGCGACGGCGCACTCGACCTGGCTGCGACGTGGCGCGAGGAGAACGACGGGACCGCGAGCGGGGCGACCGAGGACGCGGACGACGCGTGA
- a CDS encoding GNAT family N-acetyltransferase — translation MQFSDDLEFDHRDRKDIYDYIERNGRVDYDEARAALNMDETAFGHHVAILRREGVIERDEAEDELRLAFEDAEVEIHSVGDVEFTIRQAHEDDLDGLVEAIRTALADRTYIVGETVADTVDHEDVLLRHNEVQSRVFFVATVEGAVVGWVNLDHPEVDSLEHTAELTVGVVPEYRGHTIGSELMERAYGWARDNGYEKLYNSVPATNERGMEWLEDHGWETEAVRERHYRIGDEYVDEVMMAVWP, via the coding sequence ATGCAGTTCAGTGACGACCTGGAGTTCGACCACCGGGACCGCAAGGACATCTACGACTACATCGAGCGTAACGGGCGGGTCGACTACGACGAGGCACGGGCGGCGCTGAACATGGACGAGACGGCATTCGGCCACCACGTCGCCATCCTGCGGCGCGAGGGCGTCATCGAGCGCGACGAGGCTGAGGACGAACTGCGCCTGGCGTTCGAGGACGCCGAGGTGGAGATCCACTCCGTGGGCGACGTGGAGTTCACCATCCGGCAGGCCCACGAGGACGACCTCGACGGACTGGTCGAGGCCATCCGGACCGCGCTCGCGGACCGGACGTACATCGTCGGCGAGACCGTCGCGGACACGGTCGACCACGAGGACGTCCTCCTCCGGCACAACGAGGTCCAGTCGCGCGTCTTCTTCGTCGCGACCGTCGAGGGGGCGGTCGTCGGCTGGGTCAACCTCGACCATCCGGAGGTCGACAGCCTCGAGCACACCGCCGAACTCACGGTCGGCGTGGTCCCGGAGTACCGCGGTCACACCATCGGGAGCGAGCTCATGGAGCGGGCCTACGGCTGGGCCCGGGACAATGGCTACGAGAAGCTCTACAACTCCGTCCCCGCGACCAACGAGCGCGGCATGGAGTGGCTCGAGGACCACGGCTGGGAGACGGAAGCCGTCCGCGAGCGCCACTACCGCATCGGCGACGAGTACGTCGACGAGGTGATGATGGCGGTCTGGCCCTGA
- a CDS encoding acyl-CoA thioesterase, whose product MSLDSTLDGTPAVPDEFAYTTTLPVRYRDTDTMGHVNNAVYVTYFEQARIDYFDAVLDIPLEEREMVLANLELDYRRSVTTDDEYVTVAVRTPSLGTKSFPTVCEMYTPDGDLAAEGSSTLVVVDGEGGTRPIPDAWREALVAFEPALEGE is encoded by the coding sequence ATGAGCCTCGATTCGACCCTCGACGGGACGCCCGCGGTCCCCGACGAGTTCGCCTACACGACGACGCTCCCGGTCCGCTACCGCGACACGGACACGATGGGACACGTCAACAACGCCGTCTACGTGACCTACTTCGAGCAGGCACGCATCGACTACTTCGACGCCGTGCTCGACATCCCGCTGGAGGAGCGCGAGATGGTGCTGGCGAACCTGGAGCTGGACTACCGGCGCTCCGTGACGACCGACGACGAGTACGTGACCGTCGCGGTCCGAACGCCGTCGCTGGGCACGAAGAGCTTCCCGACGGTCTGTGAGATGTACACGCCGGACGGCGACCTGGCGGCCGAAGGGTCGAGCACGCTGGTCGTGGTCGACGGTGAGGGTGGCACCCGTCCCATCCCCGACGCGTGGCGCGAGGCACTCGTAGCGTTCGAGCCGGCGCTCGAAGGCGAGTGA
- a CDS encoding FAD-dependent monooxygenase — MTESAIDTDEYEHYEALVVGCGPGGAAAAAKLADEDVETLVLERGVEAGSKNVSGGLIYAEESAPYTIDDLFPGFREEAAERPITEYHIHNMAGSQVKSLDITELHEHDTEWSDAVLRRTMDSWLEKRVHEKTREAGGGVLTDVRVNGLLRDGGEIVGVTCDEIEPITADLIVAADGVNSELARDAGLMDWDEPDEWFQGVKAIVDMPEDAITDRFGVGEGEGVAHLFSGNIFEDVRGGGFLYTNQDTLSIGTVFHLDSLVAQEAEPHQLLDALLTHPLLADWLGDDYDEVEYSAKLVPDSKKVAHRSPHRDRLVLVGDAGGQMQAQGPVIKGMNHAVTAGALAAEAFAEAKRAGRPHSAGERYTEKLEESGTMHKLRPEAYETIAPLAENETATRLAESLVESPVGRLGIRALGTKGLEKLFANPTILSLMPDTKVPYVTVPTVIAEELGGEVHATSHVEPPELDDRIGDLTYDVGEPHIQVKDNSWEASGAAVSACPVSARDFGGGCYREETVETNGHEERVVSLDTQPCVECGTCAIVADTDWEHPAGGKGVEFKQG, encoded by the coding sequence ATGACTGAGAGCGCCATCGACACGGACGAGTACGAGCACTACGAGGCCCTCGTGGTCGGCTGTGGTCCCGGTGGCGCCGCGGCCGCGGCCAAACTCGCCGACGAAGACGTGGAGACGCTCGTCCTCGAGCGCGGCGTCGAGGCCGGCTCGAAGAACGTCTCCGGCGGCCTCATCTACGCCGAGGAGTCCGCGCCCTACACCATCGACGACCTGTTTCCCGGGTTCCGCGAGGAGGCCGCCGAGCGACCCATCACGGAGTACCACATCCACAACATGGCCGGGTCGCAGGTGAAGTCGCTGGACATCACGGAGCTCCACGAGCACGATACCGAGTGGTCCGACGCGGTCCTCCGGCGGACGATGGACTCGTGGCTCGAGAAGCGCGTCCACGAGAAGACCCGCGAGGCCGGCGGCGGCGTCCTCACGGACGTCCGCGTCAACGGCCTGCTCCGCGACGGCGGCGAGATCGTCGGCGTCACCTGCGACGAGATCGAGCCCATCACGGCCGACCTCATCGTCGCTGCCGACGGCGTCAACTCCGAACTCGCGCGCGACGCCGGCCTCATGGACTGGGACGAGCCCGACGAGTGGTTCCAGGGCGTCAAGGCCATCGTCGACATGCCTGAGGACGCCATCACCGACCGGTTCGGCGTCGGCGAGGGCGAGGGGGTCGCGCACCTGTTCTCGGGGAACATCTTCGAGGACGTGCGCGGCGGCGGGTTCCTCTACACCAACCAGGACACCCTCTCCATCGGGACGGTGTTCCACCTCGACAGCCTCGTCGCACAGGAGGCCGAACCCCACCAGCTACTGGACGCGCTACTCACGCATCCACTGCTGGCGGACTGGCTCGGCGACGACTACGACGAGGTGGAGTACTCGGCGAAGCTCGTCCCCGACTCGAAGAAGGTGGCCCACAGGTCACCGCATCGCGACCGGCTCGTCCTCGTGGGCGACGCCGGGGGACAGATGCAGGCCCAGGGCCCCGTCATCAAGGGGATGAACCACGCCGTCACCGCGGGCGCGCTCGCGGCCGAGGCGTTCGCCGAGGCGAAACGCGCGGGCCGTCCCCACTCGGCCGGCGAGCGCTACACCGAGAAGCTGGAGGAGTCGGGCACGATGCACAAGCTCCGCCCCGAGGCCTACGAGACCATCGCACCCCTCGCGGAGAACGAGACGGCCACCCGGCTCGCCGAGTCGCTCGTCGAGTCGCCGGTCGGCCGCCTCGGCATCCGCGCGCTGGGGACGAAGGGGCTGGAGAAGCTGTTCGCCAACCCCACCATCCTCTCGCTGATGCCGGACACGAAGGTGCCGTACGTGACGGTACCAACGGTCATCGCGGAGGAACTGGGCGGCGAGGTCCACGCGACCAGCCACGTCGAGCCACCTGAACTCGACGATCGCATCGGCGACCTGACCTACGACGTGGGCGAGCCCCACATCCAGGTGAAGGACAACTCCTGGGAGGCCAGCGGCGCGGCCGTCTCGGCCTGTCCGGTGAGCGCCCGTGACTTCGGTGGCGGCTGCTACCGGGAGGAGACGGTCGAGACGAACGGCCACGAGGAACGTGTCGTCAGCCTCGACACCCAGCCCTGCGTCGAGTGTGGCACCTGTGCCATCGTCGCGGACACCGACTGGGAGCATCCTGCCGGCGGAAAGGGCGTCGAGTTCAAACAGGGCTGA
- a CDS encoding electron transfer flavoprotein subunit beta/FixA family protein produces the protein MHTVVLTKGVPDFREGQVSFDEDGHLERGKTPTVMNPNDKHALRGALQTKVRHGGTVSVMSMGPPGYKEVLQEAMESVYADDLYLLSDREMAAADTWATAITLTTGIEKLDEMPDLLFAGFKTADGETGHTGPQTAWGLDIPMVTHVVALDVDEESETVRVKRLVEGDIEEIETVEAPMPALIVMDPEFEPSYRTAGERLTHKDLRADTQERAPDFEDDLTVWNHEALNLDPDFIGLDGSPTIVESVDPIPKPPAEREATMVDADDAEGMESVLEELQPHAAGASEAAGD, from the coding sequence ATGCACACGGTAGTTCTGACCAAGGGGGTCCCCGACTTCAGGGAGGGCCAGGTCTCGTTCGACGAGGACGGCCACCTGGAGCGCGGCAAGACCCCGACAGTGATGAATCCGAACGACAAGCACGCCCTCCGGGGGGCGCTCCAGACGAAGGTCCGCCACGGCGGGACCGTGAGCGTGATGAGCATGGGCCCGCCGGGGTACAAGGAGGTCCTGCAGGAGGCGATGGAGTCGGTGTACGCCGACGACCTCTACCTGCTGAGCGACCGCGAGATGGCCGCGGCCGACACGTGGGCGACGGCCATCACCCTGACGACGGGAATCGAGAAGCTCGACGAGATGCCGGACCTGCTGTTCGCGGGCTTCAAGACGGCCGACGGGGAGACCGGCCACACCGGGCCGCAGACGGCGTGGGGCCTGGACATCCCGATGGTCACCCACGTGGTCGCGCTGGACGTCGACGAGGAGAGCGAGACCGTCCGGGTGAAGCGGCTCGTCGAGGGCGACATCGAGGAGATAGAGACTGTCGAGGCGCCGATGCCGGCGCTCATCGTGATGGACCCGGAGTTCGAGCCCTCGTATCGAACGGCGGGCGAGCGGCTCACGCACAAGGACCTGCGCGCGGACACCCAGGAGCGGGCGCCCGACTTCGAGGACGACCTCACCGTCTGGAACCACGAGGCGCTCAACCTCGACCCGGACTTCATCGGGCTGGACGGCTCACCGACCATCGTCGAGTCCGTCGACCCGATTCCGAAGCCGCCCGCCGAACGCGAGGCCACGATGGTCGACGCCGACGACGCCGAGGGGATGGAATCGGTCCTGGAGGAACTGCAGCCCCACGCCGCCGGGGCCAGCGAGGCGGCGGGTGATTGA